The proteins below come from a single Burkholderia sp. FERM BP-3421 genomic window:
- the leuS gene encoding leucine--tRNA ligase, whose amino-acid sequence MHERYVPADVEAAAQSDWRAVDAYKTTEDSQKPKFYCVSMLPYPSGKLHMGHVRNYTINDVMYRYLRMNGYNTLMPMGWDAFGMPAENAAMANGVPPAQWTYDNIAYMKKQMQSMGLAVDWSREVTTCKPDYYRWNQWLFLKMLEKGIAYKKTGTVNWDPVDQTVLANEQVIDGRGWRSGALIEKREIPMYYMRITQYADELLNDLDGLGWPERVKLMQQNWIGKSFGVNFGFPYELDGERKLLRVFTTRADTIMGVTFCAIAAEHPLATRLAQDRPELLAFIDECKRGGVAEADMATMEKKGVATGFEVSHPLTGEPVEVWIGNYVLMSYGEGAVMGVPAHDERDFAFARKYGLPIKQVIAVEGETYSTEAWQEWYGDKDAAACVNSGKYDGLGYAAAVDAVAADLKAGGFGDKQVTWRLRDWGISRQRYWGTPIPIIHCPSCGDVPVPEADLPVVLPEDLVPDGSGNPLAKSEAFVNCACPKCGAAAKRETDTMDTFVDSSWYFSRYAAPDATSMVDARTDYWMPMDQYIGGIEHAILHLLYSRFWTKVMRDLGLVKFGEPAKNLLTQGMVLNETFYREDAAGKKTWYNPDDVTVSHDDKGRPVGAVLNADGQPVVLGGIEKMSKSKNNGVDPQVLIDQYGADTARLFTMFAAPPEQQLEWSGAGVEGASRFLRRVWSFGIANEAALRARGSFDAAQLGDADKALRREIHSVLKQADFDYQRLQYNTVVSAAMKMLNALDGAKGATPAVLRETYSVLLRVLYPVVPHVTYQLWRELGYADESGALLDAAWPKVDEAALEQAEIELVLQVNGKVRGALTVAKDASREAIEAAALADESVVKFGEGKPAKKIIVVPGRLVNVVV is encoded by the coding sequence ATGCACGAAAGATACGTACCCGCCGACGTTGAAGCCGCCGCCCAGAGCGACTGGCGCGCAGTCGATGCCTACAAGACGACGGAAGACTCGCAGAAGCCGAAGTTCTACTGCGTGTCGATGCTGCCGTACCCGTCAGGCAAGCTGCACATGGGGCACGTGCGTAACTACACGATCAACGACGTGATGTACCGCTACCTGCGCATGAACGGCTACAACACGCTGATGCCGATGGGCTGGGACGCGTTCGGGATGCCGGCGGAGAACGCGGCGATGGCGAACGGCGTGCCGCCCGCGCAGTGGACCTACGACAACATCGCGTACATGAAGAAGCAGATGCAGTCGATGGGCCTCGCGGTCGACTGGTCGCGCGAGGTCACGACCTGCAAGCCGGATTACTACCGCTGGAACCAGTGGCTGTTCCTCAAGATGCTCGAGAAGGGCATCGCGTACAAGAAGACCGGCACCGTCAACTGGGATCCGGTCGACCAGACCGTGCTCGCGAACGAGCAGGTGATCGACGGGCGCGGCTGGCGCTCGGGCGCGCTGATCGAGAAGCGCGAGATCCCGATGTACTACATGCGCATCACGCAGTACGCGGACGAGCTGCTGAACGACCTCGACGGCCTCGGCTGGCCCGAGCGCGTGAAGCTGATGCAGCAGAACTGGATCGGCAAGAGCTTCGGCGTGAACTTCGGCTTCCCGTACGAGCTGGACGGCGAGCGCAAGTTGTTGCGCGTGTTCACGACCCGCGCGGACACGATCATGGGCGTGACCTTCTGCGCGATCGCGGCCGAGCACCCGCTCGCGACCCGGCTCGCGCAGGATCGCCCCGAGCTGCTCGCGTTCATCGACGAATGCAAGCGCGGCGGTGTCGCGGAAGCCGACATGGCGACGATGGAGAAGAAGGGCGTCGCGACGGGCTTCGAGGTCAGCCACCCGCTGACGGGCGAGCCGGTCGAGGTGTGGATCGGCAACTACGTGCTGATGAGCTACGGCGAGGGCGCCGTGATGGGCGTGCCCGCGCACGACGAGCGCGATTTCGCGTTCGCGCGCAAGTACGGCCTGCCGATCAAGCAGGTGATCGCGGTCGAGGGCGAGACCTATTCGACCGAGGCCTGGCAGGAGTGGTACGGCGACAAGGACGCCGCCGCGTGCGTGAACAGCGGCAAGTACGACGGCCTCGGCTATGCGGCGGCCGTCGACGCGGTCGCGGCCGACCTGAAGGCGGGCGGCTTCGGCGACAAGCAGGTGACCTGGCGCCTGCGCGACTGGGGCATCTCGCGCCAGCGCTACTGGGGCACGCCGATCCCGATCATCCACTGCCCGTCGTGCGGCGACGTGCCGGTGCCCGAGGCGGACCTGCCCGTCGTGCTGCCCGAGGATCTCGTGCCGGACGGCTCGGGCAATCCGCTCGCGAAGTCGGAGGCGTTCGTCAACTGCGCGTGCCCGAAGTGCGGCGCGGCGGCGAAGCGCGAGACCGACACGATGGACACCTTCGTCGATTCGTCGTGGTATTTCTCGCGCTACGCGGCGCCGGATGCGACGAGCATGGTCGACGCCCGCACCGACTACTGGATGCCGATGGACCAGTACATCGGCGGCATCGAGCACGCGATCCTGCATCTGTTGTATTCGCGCTTCTGGACCAAGGTGATGCGCGACCTCGGCCTCGTCAAGTTCGGCGAGCCGGCGAAGAACCTGCTCACGCAGGGCATGGTGCTGAACGAAACCTTCTACCGCGAAGACGCGGCCGGCAAGAAGACCTGGTACAACCCGGACGACGTCACGGTGTCGCATGACGACAAGGGCCGGCCCGTCGGCGCGGTGCTCAATGCCGACGGCCAGCCGGTCGTGCTGGGCGGCATCGAGAAGATGTCGAAGTCGAAGAACAACGGCGTCGATCCGCAGGTGCTGATCGACCAGTACGGCGCCGACACCGCGCGCCTGTTCACGATGTTCGCGGCGCCGCCCGAGCAGCAGCTCGAGTGGTCGGGCGCGGGCGTCGAGGGCGCGAGCCGCTTCCTGCGCCGGGTGTGGAGCTTCGGCATCGCGAACGAGGCGGCGCTGCGCGCGCGCGGGTCGTTCGACGCCGCGCAGCTCGGCGACGCCGACAAGGCGCTGCGCCGCGAGATCCACAGCGTGCTGAAGCAGGCGGATTTCGACTACCAGCGCCTGCAGTACAACACGGTCGTGTCGGCCGCGATGAAGATGCTGAACGCGCTCGACGGCGCCAAGGGCGCGACGCCCGCGGTGCTGCGCGAGACCTACAGCGTGCTGCTGCGCGTGCTGTACCCGGTGGTGCCCCACGTCACGTACCAGCTGTGGCGCGAGCTGGGCTATGCGGACGAATCGGGCGCGCTGCTCGACGCGGCCTGGCCGAAGGTCGACGAAGCGGCGCTCGAGCAGGCCGAGATCGAACTCGTGCTGCAGGTGAACGGCAAGGTGCGCGGCGCGCTGACGGTCGCGAAGGACGCGAGCCGCGAAGCGATCGAGGCGGCCGCGCTGGCCGACGAGAGCGTCGTGAAGTTCGGTGAAGGCAAACCGGCGAAGAAGATCATCGTCGTGCCGGGCCGGCTTGTGAACGTCGTCGTCTGA
- a CDS encoding LPS-assembly lipoprotein LptE, translated as MIRRSFLMLAGSAVLLSACGFQLRGQQNYVFKRLAVTGAPPAVAARLTRMIQGGSDTVIVKTVAEADAVLGVSESRGQSTLTLDRYGSVQEYQLNYSLNYTLTNRDGAVLIAPSVIALNRAMTYNAQFTNAKAQEADILFADMQNDAVDQLMRRFAIVRTLEPAGPEDAVPGVAPRAPLPPPPL; from the coding sequence GTGATCCGCAGATCGTTTCTGATGCTCGCGGGCAGCGCTGTGCTGCTGTCCGCGTGCGGTTTCCAGCTGCGCGGGCAGCAGAACTACGTGTTCAAGCGCCTCGCGGTGACGGGCGCGCCGCCTGCCGTGGCGGCGCGGCTCACGCGCATGATCCAGGGCGGCAGCGATACCGTGATCGTCAAGACGGTCGCGGAAGCGGACGCGGTGCTGGGGGTCTCCGAATCGCGCGGCCAGAGCACGCTGACGCTCGACCGATACGGTTCTGTCCAGGAATACCAGCTGAACTACTCGTTGAACTACACGCTGACGAATCGCGACGGCGCGGTGCTGATCGCGCCGAGCGTGATCGCGCTGAATCGCGCGATGACGTACAACGCGCAGTTCACGAACGCGAAGGCGCAGGAAGCCGACATCCTGTTCGCGGACATGCAGAACGACGCGGTCGACCAGCTGATGCGCCGCTTCGCGATCGTCCGCACGCTGGAGCCGGCCGGGCCGGAGGACGCGGTGCCGGGCGTCGCGCCACGCGCGCCGCTGCCGCCGCCGCCGCTGTAA
- the holA gene encoding DNA polymerase III subunit delta, with product MQLRLDALEPHLAKGLAALYVVYGDEPLLAQEACDRIRAAARAAGFTERNVFTVERSFDWSTLLGASQSMSLFGERQLVELRIPSGKPGKDGAEALKALAAAGNPDVLTLVTLPRLDAATQKSAWFTALANGGAALKIDPVERAQLPNWIGQRLGLQGQRAPAGEEGRRALQFIAERVEGNLLAAHQEIQKLGLLYPQGALTLEQIQDAVLNVARYDVFKLNEAMLAGDAGRLARMIDGLKGEGEALVLVLWAVVEELRTLLRIKRGVAAGKPLAVLVRENRVWGPRERLIGPALARVSERVLEQALAFAARLDRQVKGLSGAAPHGRDAPPPDPWDGLFQLAMTVAGAQAAPPAAASRRPG from the coding sequence ATGCAATTGCGACTGGACGCACTCGAGCCGCACCTCGCGAAGGGGCTCGCCGCACTGTATGTCGTGTACGGCGACGAGCCGCTGCTCGCGCAGGAGGCGTGCGACCGCATCCGCGCGGCCGCGCGCGCGGCCGGCTTTACCGAACGCAACGTGTTTACCGTCGAGCGCAGCTTCGACTGGAGCACGCTCCTGGGCGCGAGCCAGTCGATGTCGCTGTTCGGCGAGCGGCAGCTCGTCGAGCTGCGGATTCCGTCGGGCAAGCCGGGCAAGGACGGCGCCGAGGCGCTCAAGGCGCTCGCGGCCGCCGGCAATCCCGATGTGCTGACGCTCGTCACGCTGCCGCGGCTCGATGCCGCGACGCAGAAGTCCGCGTGGTTCACCGCGCTCGCGAATGGCGGCGCCGCGCTCAAGATCGACCCGGTCGAGCGCGCGCAGCTGCCGAACTGGATCGGTCAGCGGCTCGGCCTGCAGGGGCAGCGCGCCCCGGCGGGCGAGGAAGGGCGCCGCGCGCTGCAGTTCATCGCGGAGCGCGTCGAGGGCAACCTGCTGGCCGCGCACCAGGAAATCCAGAAGCTCGGCCTGCTCTATCCGCAGGGCGCGCTCACGCTCGAACAGATCCAGGACGCGGTGCTCAACGTCGCGCGCTACGACGTGTTCAAGCTCAACGAGGCGATGCTCGCGGGCGACGCGGGCCGGCTCGCGCGCATGATCGACGGCCTGAAGGGCGAGGGCGAGGCGCTCGTGCTGGTGCTGTGGGCGGTCGTCGAGGAATTGCGCACGCTGCTGCGGATCAAGCGCGGCGTGGCGGCAGGCAAGCCGCTCGCTGTGCTGGTGCGCGAGAACCGCGTATGGGGGCCGCGCGAGCGGCTGATCGGGCCGGCGCTCGCACGCGTGTCGGAGCGCGTGCTCGAACAGGCGCTGGCGTTCGCCGCGCGGCTCGATCGTCAGGTCAAGGGCCTGTCCGGCGCCGCGCCGCACGGTCGCGACGCGCCGCCGCCGGACCCGTGGGACGGCCTGTTCCAGCTGGCCATGACGGTGGCGGGCGCGCAGGCCGCGCCACCGGCTGCGGCATCGCGTCGCCCGGGCTGA
- a CDS encoding glutamate-5-semialdehyde dehydrogenase, whose translation MDIDQYMTDVGRRARHASRAMARASTAAKNAALAAVATAIERDAAALKAANARDVARARDKGLDAAFVDRLTLSDKALATMIEGLRQVAALADPIGEISNLKYRPSGIQVGQMRVPLGVIGIIYESRPNVTIDAAALCLKSGNATILRGGSEALESNTALAGLIAEGLRAAGLPEDAVQVVATADRAAVGKLITMTEYVDVIVPRGGKSLIERLINEARVPMIKHLDGICHVYVDDRADLAKALAVCDNAKTHRYGTCNTMETLLVARGIAAAVLPPLGRLYRGKDVELRVDAAARAVLAEAGVGPLVDATEEDWRTEYLAPVLAIRVVDDLDAAIEHINTYSSAHTDAIVTEDHDRAMRFLREVDSASVMVNASTRFADGFEFGLGAEIGISNDKLHARGPVGLDGLTSLKYIVLGHGEARQ comes from the coding sequence ATGGATATCGATCAATACATGACGGACGTCGGCCGGCGCGCGCGGCACGCCTCGCGCGCGATGGCGCGGGCGTCCACCGCCGCGAAGAACGCGGCGCTTGCCGCGGTCGCGACGGCGATCGAACGCGACGCCGCGGCGCTCAAGGCCGCCAATGCGCGCGATGTCGCGCGCGCGCGCGACAAGGGGCTCGACGCCGCGTTCGTCGACCGCCTCACATTGTCCGACAAGGCGCTCGCGACCATGATCGAGGGCCTGCGCCAGGTCGCCGCGCTGGCCGACCCGATCGGCGAGATCAGCAACCTCAAGTACCGGCCGAGCGGCATCCAGGTCGGCCAGATGCGGGTGCCGCTCGGGGTGATCGGCATCATCTACGAATCACGCCCGAACGTGACGATCGACGCGGCGGCGCTGTGCCTGAAGTCCGGCAACGCGACGATCCTGCGCGGCGGCTCCGAGGCGCTCGAATCGAACACCGCGCTCGCCGGGCTGATCGCCGAAGGGCTGCGCGCGGCCGGCCTGCCCGAGGATGCGGTGCAGGTGGTCGCGACCGCCGACCGCGCGGCGGTCGGCAAGCTGATCACGATGACCGAGTACGTCGACGTGATCGTGCCGCGCGGCGGCAAGAGCCTGATCGAACGCCTGATCAACGAAGCGCGCGTGCCGATGATCAAGCATCTCGACGGCATCTGCCATGTCTATGTCGACGACCGCGCGGATCTCGCCAAGGCGCTGGCCGTGTGCGACAACGCGAAGACGCATCGCTACGGCACCTGCAACACGATGGAGACGCTGCTCGTCGCGCGCGGCATCGCGGCTGCCGTGCTGCCGCCGCTGGGCCGGCTCTATCGCGGCAAGGACGTCGAGCTGCGCGTCGACGCGGCCGCGCGCGCGGTGCTCGCCGAGGCGGGCGTCGGCCCGCTCGTCGACGCGACCGAGGAAGACTGGCGCACCGAGTATCTCGCGCCGGTGCTCGCGATCCGCGTGGTGGACGACCTCGACGCGGCGATCGAGCACATCAATACGTACAGCTCCGCGCATACCGATGCGATCGTCACCGAAGATCACGATCGCGCGATGCGGTTCCTGCGCGAAGTCGATTCGGCGAGCGTGATGGTCAATGCGTCGACGCGTTTCGCGGACGGCTTCGAGTTCGGGCTCGGCGCGGAGATCGGCATCTCGAACGACAAGCTGCATGCGCGCGGGCCGGTCGGGCTCGACGGGCTCACGTCGCTGAAATACATCGTGCTCGGGCACGGTGAAGCGCGTCAATAA
- a CDS encoding CopD family protein, with product MAMLWVKTFHIVLIAAWFAGLFYLPRIYVNLAMETEPAAVRRLLIMARKLFRFMSFIAVPALACGLWLWLAVGIGQGQGWVHAKLAVVVLLLVYHAYCGHLLAVFERGENRRSDKWYRVFNELPVLGMLVAVALAVIKPF from the coding sequence ATGGCCATGCTCTGGGTCAAGACCTTTCATATCGTGCTGATCGCCGCGTGGTTCGCCGGCCTGTTCTACCTGCCGCGCATCTACGTGAACCTCGCGATGGAAACCGAGCCGGCCGCGGTGCGCCGGCTGCTGATCATGGCGCGCAAGCTGTTCCGCTTCATGAGCTTCATCGCGGTGCCGGCGCTCGCGTGCGGGTTGTGGCTGTGGCTCGCGGTCGGCATCGGCCAGGGGCAGGGCTGGGTGCACGCGAAGCTCGCGGTGGTCGTGCTGCTGCTTGTCTACCACGCGTATTGCGGGCACCTGCTGGCGGTGTTCGAGCGCGGCGAGAACCGACGCTCCGACAAGTGGTATCGCGTGTTCAACGAACTGCCGGTGCTCGGCATGCTCGTGGCGGTCGCGCTCGCGGTGATCAAGCCGTTCTGA
- a CDS encoding MurR/RpiR family transcriptional regulator has product MLPRIEALRAQLRPSERKLADYVLAAPREVLDLSMTDLAARAGVSQPTIARFCHALGCSGFREFKIRLAQSIAPGVPSVYRDVEPDEPAPGIIGKVFDRTIGALIEVRNSLSASSVAEAIALLANAARIEFYGAGGSGIAAQDIQHKFFRLGVPSVAYSDPHTFSMSAALLGPRDVVVAISNTGRTRDIVDAARSARACGAQVVSITHSNSPLAKLATVSLAANIAEETDVFSPMTSRVSHLAIGDILAVGVALQRGPELVDRLGRAKEAITRRRIDPDAKDTKG; this is encoded by the coding sequence ATGCTCCCTCGAATCGAAGCGCTACGCGCGCAACTGCGTCCGTCCGAGCGCAAGCTGGCCGACTACGTGCTGGCCGCGCCGCGCGAAGTGCTCGACCTGTCGATGACCGATCTCGCGGCGCGCGCGGGCGTGAGCCAGCCGACCATCGCGCGCTTCTGCCATGCGCTCGGCTGCAGCGGCTTTCGCGAATTCAAGATCCGGCTCGCGCAGAGCATCGCGCCCGGCGTGCCCTCGGTGTATCGCGACGTCGAGCCCGACGAGCCCGCGCCCGGCATCATCGGCAAGGTGTTCGACCGCACCATCGGCGCGCTGATCGAGGTGCGCAACAGCTTGTCGGCGAGCAGCGTCGCCGAGGCGATCGCGCTGCTCGCGAACGCGGCGCGCATCGAGTTCTACGGCGCGGGCGGCTCGGGGATCGCCGCGCAGGACATCCAGCACAAGTTCTTCCGGCTCGGCGTGCCGAGCGTCGCCTACTCGGATCCGCACACCTTCTCGATGTCGGCCGCGCTGCTCGGCCCGCGCGACGTGGTGGTCGCGATCTCGAACACGGGCCGCACCCGCGACATCGTCGACGCCGCGCGCTCCGCGCGCGCGTGCGGCGCGCAGGTGGTGTCGATCACCCACAGCAATTCGCCGCTCGCGAAGCTCGCGACCGTGAGCCTCGCAGCCAACATCGCCGAGGAGACCGACGTGTTCTCGCCGATGACCTCGCGCGTGTCGCACCTCGCGATCGGCGACATCCTCGCGGTGGGCGTCGCGCTGCAGCGCGGCCCCGAGCTGGTCGACCGGCTCGGCCGCGCGAAGGAGGCGATCACGCGGCGCCGCATCGACCCCGACGCGAAGGACACGAAAGGCTGA
- the edd gene encoding phosphogluconate dehydratase: MASLHPTLATVTERVIARSQPTRSAYLRRIDDAQGRFPARGALSCANLAHGFAGLEGNDKFAIKAIREPNIGIVSAYNEMLSAHAPYKSYPDLIKAAAREAGGVAQFAGGVPAMCDGVTQGNPGMELSLFSREVIAMSTAVALTHNMFDAALCLGICDKIVPGLLIGALQFGHLPTIFVPAGPMTSGLSNDDKAKIRQQFATGQVGRDALLEAESAAYHGHGTCTFYGTANSNQMLMEVMGLHLPGSAFVHPHTPLRDALTAQAARRVLELTVERGHYTPIGHVVDEKAVVNGIVALLATGGSTNHTMHLVAIARAAGILIDWDDFDALSAAVPLLAKIYPNGKADVNHFHAAGGIAFLVRNLLEGGLLHGDVTTVAGKGLAHYTHEPKLLDGALQWVPGVAESQDPKVLRPIGEPFQADGGLRLMQGKLGRGVIKISAVAPEHRTVRAPAIVFDSQEAVQAAFDRGELQRDFVAVVRFQGARANGMPELHRLTPLLGVLQDQGFHVALVTDGRMSGASGKVPAVIHVSPEALLDGPLGKLQTGDPLVIDAGAGVLDVELDAAEWAARPLARPAHQADNEVGFGRELFGVFRAAAAPAEQGASVFGALVGEAAGVRA, encoded by the coding sequence ATGGCCTCGCTGCACCCCACCCTCGCGACAGTGACCGAGCGCGTGATCGCGCGCAGCCAGCCGACCCGGTCGGCCTACCTCCGGCGCATCGACGATGCGCAGGGGCGCTTTCCGGCCCGCGGCGCGCTGTCCTGCGCGAACCTCGCGCACGGTTTCGCCGGCCTCGAGGGCAACGACAAGTTTGCGATCAAGGCGATCCGCGAGCCGAACATCGGCATCGTGTCCGCCTACAACGAGATGCTGAGCGCGCATGCGCCGTACAAGAGCTATCCCGATCTCATCAAGGCCGCCGCGCGCGAGGCGGGCGGCGTCGCGCAGTTCGCGGGCGGCGTGCCGGCGATGTGCGACGGCGTGACCCAGGGCAACCCGGGCATGGAACTGTCGTTGTTCTCGCGCGAGGTGATCGCGATGAGCACCGCGGTCGCGCTGACCCACAACATGTTCGACGCGGCGCTGTGCCTCGGTATTTGCGACAAGATCGTGCCAGGCCTGCTGATCGGCGCGCTGCAGTTCGGCCACCTGCCGACCATCTTCGTGCCGGCCGGTCCGATGACGAGCGGCCTGTCGAACGACGACAAGGCGAAGATCCGCCAGCAGTTCGCGACCGGGCAAGTGGGCCGCGACGCGCTGCTGGAGGCCGAATCGGCGGCATACCACGGGCATGGCACCTGCACCTTCTACGGCACCGCGAACAGCAACCAGATGCTGATGGAGGTGATGGGGCTGCATCTGCCGGGCTCGGCCTTCGTGCATCCGCACACGCCGCTGCGCGACGCGCTGACGGCGCAGGCCGCGCGGCGCGTGCTGGAACTGACCGTCGAGCGCGGCCACTACACGCCGATCGGTCACGTGGTCGACGAGAAGGCGGTCGTCAACGGGATCGTTGCGCTGCTCGCGACGGGCGGCTCGACCAATCACACGATGCACCTCGTCGCGATTGCGCGCGCGGCCGGCATCCTGATCGACTGGGACGATTTCGACGCGCTGTCGGCCGCGGTGCCGCTCCTCGCGAAGATCTACCCGAACGGCAAGGCCGACGTGAATCACTTCCACGCGGCGGGCGGCATCGCGTTCCTGGTGCGCAACCTGCTCGAAGGCGGGCTGCTGCACGGCGACGTGACGACCGTCGCGGGCAAGGGGCTCGCGCACTACACGCACGAGCCGAAGCTGCTCGACGGCGCGCTGCAGTGGGTGCCGGGCGTGGCCGAGAGCCAGGATCCGAAGGTGCTGCGGCCGATCGGCGAGCCGTTCCAGGCGGACGGCGGGCTGCGTCTGATGCAGGGCAAGCTCGGGCGCGGCGTGATCAAGATTTCGGCGGTCGCGCCCGAGCACCGCACGGTGCGGGCGCCTGCGATCGTGTTCGATTCCCAGGAGGCGGTGCAGGCCGCGTTCGATCGCGGCGAGCTGCAGCGCGATTTCGTCGCGGTGGTGCGCTTCCAGGGCGCGCGTGCGAACGGCATGCCCGAACTGCACCGTTTGACGCCGCTGCTCGGGGTGCTGCAGGATCAGGGCTTCCACGTCGCGCTGGTGACGGACGGCCGGATGTCGGGTGCATCGGGCAAGGTGCCTGCGGTGATCCACGTGTCGCCGGAAGCCTTGCTCGACGGTCCGCTCGGCAAGCTGCAGACGGGCGATCCGCTCGTGATCGACGCCGGGGCGGGCGTGCTCGACGTCGAGCTCGACGCGGCCGAGTGGGCGGCGCGCCCGCTCGCACGACCGGCGCACCAGGCGGACAACGAGGTCGGCTTCGGCCGTGAACTGTTCGGCGTGTTCCGCGCGGCGGCTGCGCCCGCCGAGCAGGGCGCGTCGGTTTTCGGGGCGCTGGTCGGCGAAGCCGCCGGCGTTCGCGCATGA
- the eda gene encoding bifunctional 4-hydroxy-2-oxoglutarate aldolase/2-dehydro-3-deoxy-phosphogluconate aldolase, which translates to MKTIGEIVKLGPVIPVLAFESVEQGEQVSRALHAGGVKVLEITLRTAAGIASIERASQLADDIVVGVGTITKPEQCAQAKRAGAQFGVSPGLTREIHEAARDAGLPLLPGVMTPTDIIAALELGYEIVKFFPAQQAGGVPMLQAFHGPFPELRFCPTGGISAASAPDFLTLPNVVCVGGSWLTPKAALVAQDWAEVTRLAQAASQLAR; encoded by the coding sequence ATGAAGACGATAGGCGAGATCGTGAAACTGGGCCCGGTGATTCCGGTGCTCGCATTCGAATCGGTGGAGCAGGGCGAACAGGTGTCGCGCGCGCTGCACGCGGGCGGCGTCAAGGTGCTCGAGATTACGCTGCGCACCGCGGCGGGGATTGCCTCGATCGAGCGCGCAAGCCAGCTCGCGGACGACATCGTCGTCGGCGTCGGCACGATCACGAAGCCCGAGCAGTGCGCGCAGGCGAAGCGCGCGGGCGCGCAGTTCGGCGTGTCGCCGGGGCTCACGCGGGAGATTCACGAGGCCGCGCGTGATGCGGGTCTGCCCTTGCTGCCGGGCGTGATGACGCCGACCGACATCATCGCGGCGCTCGAACTCGGCTACGAGATCGTCAAGTTCTTCCCGGCTCAGCAGGCGGGCGGCGTGCCGATGCTGCAGGCGTTCCACGGGCCGTTCCCGGAGCTGAGGTTTTGCCCGACGGGCGGCATCAGCGCGGCCTCCGCGCCGGACTTCCTGACGCTGCCGAATGTCGTGTGCGTGGGCGGTTCGTGGCTCACGCCGAAGGCCGCGCTCGTTGCGCAGGACTGGGCCGAGGTCACGCGCCTCGCGCAGGCGGCGAGCCAGCTCGCGCGCTGA
- a CDS encoding type II toxin-antitoxin system RelE/ParE family toxin, with the protein MAFDWTIVYYNERVKRDVLAFPVGILADYLRLLDLMQEFGADLRMPYSRAMGNGLFELRPKGREGIGRVFYCTHVGRQVVVLHAFVKKTQETPPHELRIAQIRLREVRHG; encoded by the coding sequence ATGGCATTCGATTGGACGATCGTTTACTACAACGAACGCGTGAAGCGCGATGTGCTTGCGTTCCCGGTCGGGATTCTGGCGGACTACCTCAGGCTGTTGGACCTGATGCAGGAGTTCGGCGCAGATCTGCGCATGCCGTACTCCCGCGCCATGGGTAACGGGTTGTTTGAACTGCGTCCAAAGGGTAGGGAAGGCATCGGGCGAGTGTTCTATTGCACGCATGTGGGGCGGCAAGTCGTCGTGCTGCACGCCTTCGTCAAGAAGACTCAGGAAACGCCGCCGCATGAGTTGCGGATAGCGCAAATACGTTTGAGAGAGGTTCGTCATGGCTGA
- a CDS encoding helix-turn-helix domain-containing protein: MAEEKAGKRVRAAGFNPVPHTADDTARLLAAGGVKEAYDALEDEYTALRAILSARRDAGLTQAQIAERMGTTASAVSRLEASLASEKHSPSFATLRKYAAACGKRLVISFA, translated from the coding sequence ATGGCTGAGGAAAAAGCAGGAAAGCGTGTCCGCGCGGCGGGATTCAATCCGGTTCCGCATACGGCGGACGATACGGCACGTCTGCTTGCCGCCGGCGGGGTCAAGGAGGCGTACGACGCGCTGGAGGATGAATACACCGCGTTGCGCGCCATCCTGTCCGCGCGCCGGGATGCCGGGCTGACCCAGGCCCAGATCGCGGAGCGGATGGGAACGACGGCGTCGGCGGTGTCGCGCCTCGAGGCGTCTCTCGCCAGCGAAAAACATTCGCCGTCGTTCGCGACGCTCAGAAAATACGCCGCGGCTTGCGGCAAGCGTCTGGTGATTTCATTTGCTTGA